A portion of the Oncorhynchus nerka isolate Pitt River linkage group LG27, Oner_Uvic_2.0, whole genome shotgun sequence genome contains these proteins:
- the LOC115111490 gene encoding myotubularin-related protein 3-like isoform X1, protein MEEEGPQSMECIQANQIFPKKPPVLEEGSLQVPFPELHGEFTKYVGRAEDAIIAMSSYRLHIKFKESIVNSDSCCEVSVPLQLIETVECRDMFQLHVTCKDCKVVRCQFSTLEQCQEWLKRLNAAVRPPSCLEDLFSFPFHAWCVDVYAGEKEQHGELCRPGEHVTSWFKNEVERMGFDTQNAWRISDINSKFRLCSSYPQQLLVPAWITDKELENVAAFRSWKRFPAVVFRHQSTGAVIARCGQPEVSWWGWRNADDEHLVQSIARACAVDCSSRKHLANGSYINGTNGIIGTNDLVDTDFESSLTNSSEVETLAILPQKLLILDARSYAAAVANRAKGGGCECPEYYPNCEVVFMGMANIHSIRKSFQSLRFLCTQMPDPANWLSALESTKWLQHLSLLLKAALLVMNAVDRDHRPVLVHCSDGWDRTPQIAALSKLLLDPYYRTIEGFQVLVETEWLDFGHKFADRCGHGENSEDLNERCPVFLQWLDCVHQLQRQFPCSFEFNEAFLVKMVQHSYSCLFGTFLCNSGKEREDRQVRERTCSVWSLLRPANRALRNMLYSSHSETVLHPVCHVRNLMLWTAVYLPSSSPTTPSDESCAPYPVPGANPEDTPLGRRPKTRSFDNLPSACELGSSLAPNRRSSDPNLNEKWQDHRRSLELNIVMEPDGGGAQEGRANGQPGSAGPQAGTADSEPEDSPEGGQIELRDRASKGLLAAGEELELSIELAVAEGQMENILQEATKEEVGADTQREANAAAPPIAVAQTLFDANVNGRETEKEASTSDGKADKQSNINGAENQTEATITNGHHPEKGTDEPEEESSVSPGSPTDVPEEQEVDVPEEQEVDVPEEQEVDVPEEQEVVEKQEEVLVKHVLENRTAQEEPDHNPSTSTPSPAHAALRTMINGFGERTPVAAENHLPPELKSSRHLSEVLVQADKRASLMESSTETLTEEACTRPEAPGQVPICAGPQPCSEGRSQPPCHRRVNGEAEPEQGAPRTSNGGHKRPSVSAFQSLSADPSREGPCNGESLEGEPCSGPHWAKVNGERAPLSRQVSLASCSSLTHHRRGSCSQHRCLHALLGRPAATPSPEQPARSHLDDDGLTLHTDAIQQRLRQIEAGHQMEVEMLKKQVQELWSRLESHHHAASLRINGDLGDEVTSMTDSEYNLDASCLSRCSTELFSEASWEQVDKNDTEVTRWYPDHLAAQCYGCESRFWLATRKHHCSDREPVQEVWNCGNVFCASCCDQKLPVPSQQLFEPTRVCKTCYGSLQINTAPNPMELELEEPITASSN, encoded by the exons ATG gaggaggaggggccgcAGAGCATGGAATGTATCCAGGCCAATCAGATCTTCCCCAAGAAGCCCCCAGTCCTGGAGGAGGGGAGCCTGCAG GTGCCCTTTCCCGAGCTGCATGGGGAGTTCACAAAGTACGTGGGGAGAGCGGAGGATGCAATCATCGCCATGTCCAGCTACCGCCTCCACATCAAGTTCAAAGAGTCCATCGTAAAT AGTGACAGTTGTTGTGAGGTGTCA GTCCCTCTGCAGCTCATAGAGACTGTGGAGTGTCGTGACATGTTCCAGCTCCATGTGACCTGCAAGGACTGTAAGGTCGTCAG GTGTCAATTCTCCACCTTAGAGCAGTGTCAGGAGTGGCTGAAGCGGCTGAACGCTGCGGTCCGCCCTCCGTCTTGCTTGGAGGacctcttctccttccccttccaTGCCTGGTGTGTGGACGTGTATGCCGGGGAGAAGGAGCAGCACGGGGAGCTGTGCAGGCCAG GAGAGCATGTGACCTCCTGGTTCAAGAATGAGGTGGAGAGGATGGGCTTTGACACTCAAAACGCCTGGAGGATATCTGACATCAACAGCAAGTTCAG GCTGTGCTCCAGCTATCCGCAGCAGCTCCTGGTGCCAGCCTGGATCACAGACAAGGAGCTGGAGAACGTGGCAGCCTTCCGCTCCTGGAAGAGGTTCCCGGCCGTTGTGTTCAG GCACCAGAGCACTGGGGCTGTGATCGCCCGCTGCGGCCAGCCGGAGGTCAGTTGGTGGGGCTGGAGGAATGCAGACGACGAGCACCTGGTCCAGTCCATCGCCAGGGCCTGTGCTGTGGACTGCAGCTCCCGCAAACACCTGGCAAACGGATCCTACatcaatggaaccaatggaatcaTCGGCACCAATGACCTCGTGGACACTGACTTCG AATCGTCCCTGACGAACAGCTCGGAGGTAGAGACGCTGGCCATCCTGCCACAAAAGCTGCTGATCCTGGATGCCAGGTCCTATGCAGCCGCTGTGGCCAACAGGGCCAAGGGAGGGGGCTGTGAATGCCCAG AGTACTACCCCAACTGTGAGGTGGTGTTCATGGGCATGGCCAACATCCACTCCATCCGCAAGAGTTTCCAGTCCCTGCGCTTCCTCTGCACCCAGATGCCCGACCCGGCCAA CTGGCTGTCTGCTCTGGAGAGCACCAAGTGGCTGCAGCATCTATCTCTGCTGCTGAAGGCTGCCCTGCTGGTGATGAACGCTGTGGACCGCGACCACAGACCTGTTCTGGTGCACTGCTCTGACGGATGGGACCGCACGCCCCAGATCGCTGCCCTGTCCAAGCTCTTGTTGGACCCATACTACCGCACCATTGAG GGTTTCCAGGTGCTGGTGGAGACTGAGTGGCTGGACTTTGGCCATAAGTTTGCTGACCGCTGTGGCCACGGGGAGAACTCAGAGGACCTGAACGAGCGCTGCCCGGTCTTCCTGCAGTGGCTGGACTGTGTTCACCAGCTCCAAAGGCAGTTCCCATGCTCCTTTGAGTTCAATGAGGCCTTCCTG GTGAAGATGGTGCAGCATTCCTACTCGTGTCTGTTTGGCACCTTCCTGTGCAACagtgggaaggagagggaggaccgTCAGGTTCGGGAGAGGACCTGCTCCGTGTGGTCACTGCTGCGACCAGCCAACCGCGCCTTGAGGAACATGCTCTACTCCTCCCACTCCGAGACT GTGCTCCACCCAGTGTGTCATGTACGTAACCTGATGCTGTGGACGGCAGTCTACCTTCCCAGCTCCTCCCCCACCACGCCCTCTGACGAGTCGTGTGCACCCTATCCTGTGCCAGGTGCCAACCCTGAGGACACTCCCCTGGGCAG ACGTCCGAAGACCCGTTCCTTCGATAACTTGCCCAGCGCATGTGAGCTGGGGAGCTCGCTTGCCCCCAACCGGCGCTCCAGTGACCCAAACCTGAATGAGAAGTGGCAGGACCACCGGCGCTCTCTGGAGCTCAACATCGTTATGGAGCCTGACGGAGGGGGAGCTCAGGAAGGGCGTGCTAACGGCCAGCCTGGATCAGCAGGGCCTCAGGCAGGCACGGCCGACTCTGAGCCGGAAGACAGCCCTGAAGGAGGGCAGATTGAGCTGAGAGACAGAGCCTCCAAGGGGTTGTTAGCAGCAGGAGAAGAGCTTGAGCTCTCAATTGAGCTGGCTGTggcagagggacagatggagaaCATTCTCCAGGAAGCAACAAAGGAGGAGGTTGGTGCCGATACTCAGAGAGAAGCTAACGCTGCTGCTCCTCCTATTGCTGTGGCTCAAACTCTATTTGATGCTAATGTTAAtggaagagagacggagaaagaggcCAGCACCAGTGATGGTAAGGCTGATAAACAAAGTAACATCAATGGGGCTGAGAATCAGACGGAGGCTACTATCACTAATGGGCATCACCCAGAGAAGGGCACAGATGAACCTGAGGAGGAGTCTAGTGTCTCTCCAGGCAGTCCCACAGACGTTCCAGAGGAGCAGGAGGTGGACGTTCCAGAGGAGCAGGAGGTGGACGTTCCAGAGGAGCAGGAGGTGGACGTTCCAGAGGAGCAGGAGGTGGTAGAGAAGCAGGAAGAAGTGCTGGTGAAGCATGTTCTGGAGAACCGTACTGCCCAGGAGGAGCCAGACCACAACCCTAGCACCAgcacccccagcccagcccacGCTGCACTTAGAACTATGATCAACGGCTTTGGAGAGAGGACACCAGTGGCTGCTGAGAATCACCTTCCACCAGAGCTGAAGTCCAGCAGACATCTCTCAGAGGTCCTGGTGCAGGCTGACAAGAGGGCCTCCCTCATGGAGAGCTCAACAGAGACTCTGACTGAAGAGGCCTGCACCAGGCCAGAGGCCCCAGGGCAGGTACCCATCTGTGCAGGCCCCCAGCCCTGCTCTGAAGGTAGGAGTCAACCCCCCTGCCACAGGAGAGTGAACGGGGAGGCAGAGCCAGAGCAGGGGGCACCCAGGACTTCAAATGGAGGACACAAGCGGCCCTCCGTCAGTGCCTTCCAGTCTTTGAGTGCTGATCCCAGCAGGGAGGGACCGTGTAATGGTGAGAGCTTGGAGGGGGAGCCCTGCAGTGGCCCTCACTGGGCCAAGGTGAATGGGGAGCGGGCCCCACTGAGCCGGCAGGTGTCCCTGGCCTCCTGCAGCTCCCTGACCCACCACCGCCGGGGCAGCTGCTCCCAGCACCGCTGCCTCCATGCCCTACTGGGGCGCCCTGCCGCCACACCCAGCCCCGAGCAGCCGGCCCGCAGTCACCTGGACGATGACGGGCTGACGCTCCACACGGACGCCATCCAGCAGCGGTTGAGGCAGATCGAGGCAGGCCACCAGATGGAGGTGGAGATGCTGAAGAAGCAGGTGCAGGAGCTGTGGAGCCGCCTGGAGAGCCATCACCACGCAGCGTCCCTCAGGATCAACGGAGATCTGGGAGACGAAGTG ACCTCAATGACAGACTCTGAGTATAACCTGGATGCTAGCTGCCTGTCCCGCTGCAGCACAGAGCTCTTTTCTGAGGCTAGCTGGGAGCAGGTGGACAAGAATGACACTGAG GTGACCCGCTGGTACCCGGACCACTTGGCAGCCCAGTGCTACGGGTGTGAGAGTAGGTTCTGGCTCGCCACCAGGAAGCATCACTGCAG tgacagggagcCTGTCCAAGAGGTCTG GAACTGTGGGAATGTATTCTGTGCCAGCTGCTGCGACCAGAAGCTACCCGTGCCAAGCCAGCAGCTGTTTGAGCCCACCCGTGTTTGTAAGACCTGCTACGGCAGCCTCCAGATCAATACAGCTCCCAATCCCATGGAACTGGAACTGGAGGAACCCATCACAGCCAGCTCCAACTAG
- the LOC115111490 gene encoding myotubularin-related protein 3-like isoform X2, with protein MEEEGPQSMECIQANQIFPKKPPVLEEGSLQVPFPELHGEFTKYVGRAEDAIIAMSSYRLHIKFKESIVNVPLQLIETVECRDMFQLHVTCKDCKVVRCQFSTLEQCQEWLKRLNAAVRPPSCLEDLFSFPFHAWCVDVYAGEKEQHGELCRPGEHVTSWFKNEVERMGFDTQNAWRISDINSKFRLCSSYPQQLLVPAWITDKELENVAAFRSWKRFPAVVFRHQSTGAVIARCGQPEVSWWGWRNADDEHLVQSIARACAVDCSSRKHLANGSYINGTNGIIGTNDLVDTDFESSLTNSSEVETLAILPQKLLILDARSYAAAVANRAKGGGCECPEYYPNCEVVFMGMANIHSIRKSFQSLRFLCTQMPDPANWLSALESTKWLQHLSLLLKAALLVMNAVDRDHRPVLVHCSDGWDRTPQIAALSKLLLDPYYRTIEGFQVLVETEWLDFGHKFADRCGHGENSEDLNERCPVFLQWLDCVHQLQRQFPCSFEFNEAFLVKMVQHSYSCLFGTFLCNSGKEREDRQVRERTCSVWSLLRPANRALRNMLYSSHSETVLHPVCHVRNLMLWTAVYLPSSSPTTPSDESCAPYPVPGANPEDTPLGRRPKTRSFDNLPSACELGSSLAPNRRSSDPNLNEKWQDHRRSLELNIVMEPDGGGAQEGRANGQPGSAGPQAGTADSEPEDSPEGGQIELRDRASKGLLAAGEELELSIELAVAEGQMENILQEATKEEVGADTQREANAAAPPIAVAQTLFDANVNGRETEKEASTSDGKADKQSNINGAENQTEATITNGHHPEKGTDEPEEESSVSPGSPTDVPEEQEVDVPEEQEVDVPEEQEVDVPEEQEVVEKQEEVLVKHVLENRTAQEEPDHNPSTSTPSPAHAALRTMINGFGERTPVAAENHLPPELKSSRHLSEVLVQADKRASLMESSTETLTEEACTRPEAPGQVPICAGPQPCSEGRSQPPCHRRVNGEAEPEQGAPRTSNGGHKRPSVSAFQSLSADPSREGPCNGESLEGEPCSGPHWAKVNGERAPLSRQVSLASCSSLTHHRRGSCSQHRCLHALLGRPAATPSPEQPARSHLDDDGLTLHTDAIQQRLRQIEAGHQMEVEMLKKQVQELWSRLESHHHAASLRINGDLGDEVTSMTDSEYNLDASCLSRCSTELFSEASWEQVDKNDTEVTRWYPDHLAAQCYGCESRFWLATRKHHCSDREPVQEVWNCGNVFCASCCDQKLPVPSQQLFEPTRVCKTCYGSLQINTAPNPMELELEEPITASSN; from the exons ATG gaggaggaggggccgcAGAGCATGGAATGTATCCAGGCCAATCAGATCTTCCCCAAGAAGCCCCCAGTCCTGGAGGAGGGGAGCCTGCAG GTGCCCTTTCCCGAGCTGCATGGGGAGTTCACAAAGTACGTGGGGAGAGCGGAGGATGCAATCATCGCCATGTCCAGCTACCGCCTCCACATCAAGTTCAAAGAGTCCATCGTAAAT GTCCCTCTGCAGCTCATAGAGACTGTGGAGTGTCGTGACATGTTCCAGCTCCATGTGACCTGCAAGGACTGTAAGGTCGTCAG GTGTCAATTCTCCACCTTAGAGCAGTGTCAGGAGTGGCTGAAGCGGCTGAACGCTGCGGTCCGCCCTCCGTCTTGCTTGGAGGacctcttctccttccccttccaTGCCTGGTGTGTGGACGTGTATGCCGGGGAGAAGGAGCAGCACGGGGAGCTGTGCAGGCCAG GAGAGCATGTGACCTCCTGGTTCAAGAATGAGGTGGAGAGGATGGGCTTTGACACTCAAAACGCCTGGAGGATATCTGACATCAACAGCAAGTTCAG GCTGTGCTCCAGCTATCCGCAGCAGCTCCTGGTGCCAGCCTGGATCACAGACAAGGAGCTGGAGAACGTGGCAGCCTTCCGCTCCTGGAAGAGGTTCCCGGCCGTTGTGTTCAG GCACCAGAGCACTGGGGCTGTGATCGCCCGCTGCGGCCAGCCGGAGGTCAGTTGGTGGGGCTGGAGGAATGCAGACGACGAGCACCTGGTCCAGTCCATCGCCAGGGCCTGTGCTGTGGACTGCAGCTCCCGCAAACACCTGGCAAACGGATCCTACatcaatggaaccaatggaatcaTCGGCACCAATGACCTCGTGGACACTGACTTCG AATCGTCCCTGACGAACAGCTCGGAGGTAGAGACGCTGGCCATCCTGCCACAAAAGCTGCTGATCCTGGATGCCAGGTCCTATGCAGCCGCTGTGGCCAACAGGGCCAAGGGAGGGGGCTGTGAATGCCCAG AGTACTACCCCAACTGTGAGGTGGTGTTCATGGGCATGGCCAACATCCACTCCATCCGCAAGAGTTTCCAGTCCCTGCGCTTCCTCTGCACCCAGATGCCCGACCCGGCCAA CTGGCTGTCTGCTCTGGAGAGCACCAAGTGGCTGCAGCATCTATCTCTGCTGCTGAAGGCTGCCCTGCTGGTGATGAACGCTGTGGACCGCGACCACAGACCTGTTCTGGTGCACTGCTCTGACGGATGGGACCGCACGCCCCAGATCGCTGCCCTGTCCAAGCTCTTGTTGGACCCATACTACCGCACCATTGAG GGTTTCCAGGTGCTGGTGGAGACTGAGTGGCTGGACTTTGGCCATAAGTTTGCTGACCGCTGTGGCCACGGGGAGAACTCAGAGGACCTGAACGAGCGCTGCCCGGTCTTCCTGCAGTGGCTGGACTGTGTTCACCAGCTCCAAAGGCAGTTCCCATGCTCCTTTGAGTTCAATGAGGCCTTCCTG GTGAAGATGGTGCAGCATTCCTACTCGTGTCTGTTTGGCACCTTCCTGTGCAACagtgggaaggagagggaggaccgTCAGGTTCGGGAGAGGACCTGCTCCGTGTGGTCACTGCTGCGACCAGCCAACCGCGCCTTGAGGAACATGCTCTACTCCTCCCACTCCGAGACT GTGCTCCACCCAGTGTGTCATGTACGTAACCTGATGCTGTGGACGGCAGTCTACCTTCCCAGCTCCTCCCCCACCACGCCCTCTGACGAGTCGTGTGCACCCTATCCTGTGCCAGGTGCCAACCCTGAGGACACTCCCCTGGGCAG ACGTCCGAAGACCCGTTCCTTCGATAACTTGCCCAGCGCATGTGAGCTGGGGAGCTCGCTTGCCCCCAACCGGCGCTCCAGTGACCCAAACCTGAATGAGAAGTGGCAGGACCACCGGCGCTCTCTGGAGCTCAACATCGTTATGGAGCCTGACGGAGGGGGAGCTCAGGAAGGGCGTGCTAACGGCCAGCCTGGATCAGCAGGGCCTCAGGCAGGCACGGCCGACTCTGAGCCGGAAGACAGCCCTGAAGGAGGGCAGATTGAGCTGAGAGACAGAGCCTCCAAGGGGTTGTTAGCAGCAGGAGAAGAGCTTGAGCTCTCAATTGAGCTGGCTGTggcagagggacagatggagaaCATTCTCCAGGAAGCAACAAAGGAGGAGGTTGGTGCCGATACTCAGAGAGAAGCTAACGCTGCTGCTCCTCCTATTGCTGTGGCTCAAACTCTATTTGATGCTAATGTTAAtggaagagagacggagaaagaggcCAGCACCAGTGATGGTAAGGCTGATAAACAAAGTAACATCAATGGGGCTGAGAATCAGACGGAGGCTACTATCACTAATGGGCATCACCCAGAGAAGGGCACAGATGAACCTGAGGAGGAGTCTAGTGTCTCTCCAGGCAGTCCCACAGACGTTCCAGAGGAGCAGGAGGTGGACGTTCCAGAGGAGCAGGAGGTGGACGTTCCAGAGGAGCAGGAGGTGGACGTTCCAGAGGAGCAGGAGGTGGTAGAGAAGCAGGAAGAAGTGCTGGTGAAGCATGTTCTGGAGAACCGTACTGCCCAGGAGGAGCCAGACCACAACCCTAGCACCAgcacccccagcccagcccacGCTGCACTTAGAACTATGATCAACGGCTTTGGAGAGAGGACACCAGTGGCTGCTGAGAATCACCTTCCACCAGAGCTGAAGTCCAGCAGACATCTCTCAGAGGTCCTGGTGCAGGCTGACAAGAGGGCCTCCCTCATGGAGAGCTCAACAGAGACTCTGACTGAAGAGGCCTGCACCAGGCCAGAGGCCCCAGGGCAGGTACCCATCTGTGCAGGCCCCCAGCCCTGCTCTGAAGGTAGGAGTCAACCCCCCTGCCACAGGAGAGTGAACGGGGAGGCAGAGCCAGAGCAGGGGGCACCCAGGACTTCAAATGGAGGACACAAGCGGCCCTCCGTCAGTGCCTTCCAGTCTTTGAGTGCTGATCCCAGCAGGGAGGGACCGTGTAATGGTGAGAGCTTGGAGGGGGAGCCCTGCAGTGGCCCTCACTGGGCCAAGGTGAATGGGGAGCGGGCCCCACTGAGCCGGCAGGTGTCCCTGGCCTCCTGCAGCTCCCTGACCCACCACCGCCGGGGCAGCTGCTCCCAGCACCGCTGCCTCCATGCCCTACTGGGGCGCCCTGCCGCCACACCCAGCCCCGAGCAGCCGGCCCGCAGTCACCTGGACGATGACGGGCTGACGCTCCACACGGACGCCATCCAGCAGCGGTTGAGGCAGATCGAGGCAGGCCACCAGATGGAGGTGGAGATGCTGAAGAAGCAGGTGCAGGAGCTGTGGAGCCGCCTGGAGAGCCATCACCACGCAGCGTCCCTCAGGATCAACGGAGATCTGGGAGACGAAGTG ACCTCAATGACAGACTCTGAGTATAACCTGGATGCTAGCTGCCTGTCCCGCTGCAGCACAGAGCTCTTTTCTGAGGCTAGCTGGGAGCAGGTGGACAAGAATGACACTGAG GTGACCCGCTGGTACCCGGACCACTTGGCAGCCCAGTGCTACGGGTGTGAGAGTAGGTTCTGGCTCGCCACCAGGAAGCATCACTGCAG tgacagggagcCTGTCCAAGAGGTCTG GAACTGTGGGAATGTATTCTGTGCCAGCTGCTGCGACCAGAAGCTACCCGTGCCAAGCCAGCAGCTGTTTGAGCCCACCCGTGTTTGTAAGACCTGCTACGGCAGCCTCCAGATCAATACAGCTCCCAATCCCATGGAACTGGAACTGGAGGAACCCATCACAGCCAGCTCCAACTAG